The sequence GCCGAGCCCGCCCTCTCGGGCCCGTGGGCGAACGGTCCCCTACGTCCAGGCGGTCGCCGCCGTGGAGGCGGCACTCCCCCAGGACGCACACGTCTTCGTGGACGCCGGCAACGCGGGAGCCAGCGCGGTCCACCTGCTCCCGGCACCGCGCCGCGGCCGCTTCGTGGTGGCGGTCGGCATGGGCGGCATGGGCTACACCTTCGGGGCCGGCATCGGCGCCGCGCTCGCCACCGGTCGACGCACCTACGTCCTCGCGGGAGACGGGGCCTTCTTCATGCACGGGATGGAAGTGCACACCGCCGTGCAGTACACCGCGCCCGTGACCTTCGTGATCTTCAACAACAACGCGCACGCCATGTGCGCGCTGCGCGAGGAGTTCTTCCAGGGCGGCGTCCGCGACGACGACCTGTTCGCCCCGGCCGATCTCGCCGCCGCGGCCGCCGCTGCCTTCCCGTCGCTCGAGGCCACACGTGCCGGCGACGCGGCGCAGCTGCGCACGGCGCTGCTGCACGGCAACGCGAGCGGCGGCCCGGCGTTCGTCGCGGTGGACTGCGACCCGCGGGAGATCCCGCCGTTCCTTCCCTTCCGGCGCTTCGCCGACATCACCGAGCAGACCAACGGCACCGAGAACAAGGAGAGTTCAGATGAGCGAGGAGCCTTCCACGTTGGCTGACATCCCCGGTCTCCTGCGGATCGAGAACGCCGGCAAGGAAGAACTGACCGCCCACTGCATGGAGCTCACCCACGCCGTCTACCCCCACCACCAGGTCTACGGGCGGTACTGCACCATCCACGAGTACGTCGACTGCCCTCCGGAGCAGGTCTACGACTACCTGCGCCAGGGGCACCACCTGGAGGAGTGGACCTGCAGCCTGCGGGACTTCGCGCCCTCCGGCACACCGGGACTGTGGGTCGGCCACGACCGGCTGGAGAACGACACCAGGATCTACTGCGAGGTGGTCGCCAACCCCGCGGCCATGACCGTGGACTACCACTGCGCGTGGGACCAGGGCGAGAAGCTGTGGATGATCTACCTGATGCGCGTCGTCCCGGCCCGACTCGTCCTCGGCGAACAGGGTTCGGTGATCACCTGGACCAACTGCCGGCACCCCCACTACGACGCCAACCCGTACCCCGAGAAGGCGCCGCGCCCGGACC is a genomic window of Streptomyces griseochromogenes containing:
- a CDS encoding SRPBCC family protein, yielding MSEEPSTLADIPGLLRIENAGKEELTAHCMELTHAVYPHHQVYGRYCTIHEYVDCPPEQVYDYLRQGHHLEEWTCSLRDFAPSGTPGLWVGHDRLENDTRIYCEVVANPAAMTVDYHCAWDQGEKLWMIYLMRVVPARLVLGEQGSVITWTNCRHPHYDANPYPEKAPRPDRPWVGDYWDLFYAGHTLEMNNLKAILEHRHRNGLPLGVAPARPVTR